The DNA segment TCTTGGTACTCATCCACGTGAATATATTGAAACTTACGCTGATAATATTCTAAAACGTCCGGAACTCGTTCAAATAATTGAATAGTCACCATGATCAAATCATCAAAATCAAGCGCTTGGTTTTTCTTCAGTTTCTTTTCGTATTTTTCATAGACTTCGCCGACCATTTTGTCATAGAACCCACTTGCTTCTTTCACATATTCGCTTGCTGTAATAAGTTCATTTTTTGCATTACTAATAGAAGCCAAAATACCCCGTGGCTCAAATTTCTTAGGATCGACATTCTTTTCCTTTAAAATACCTTTAATGACCGATAATTGGTCACTACCATCTAAAATTGTAAAATTACGTTCGTAACCAATTCGGTCTATATCGCGACGTAAGATTCTTACACACATCGAGTGAAACGTAGAAATCCAAATAGATTCTGCTTCACCGCCCATTAAATTACCAATCCGTGACTTCATCTCACGAGCTGCTTTATTTGTGAACGTAATCGCTAAAATATTATACGGATTCACACTACGTTCTCTCACTAAATAAGCTATCCGGTGTGTTAAAACACGTGTTTTACCACTTCCGGCACCAGCCATAATTAATAAAGGTCCTTCTGTACTTTCTACTGCTCTTCGTTGTTCAGGATTTAATCCGTCAACTAATTCTTTTGCATTCAATTGCATTCTCCTATACACCACCATACAAACATTTGTTCTTATTTTATCATACTACACCTTATATTCAAACCGTTTTCTTTGCAAAGACAGTTGTAGTTTCAAGTGCTTTTTCTATATCTTCATAAATTATATTGCCCACTATAATCGTATCTGCGTATTCGGCCATCTCAGCAGCTTGCTCTTTGGAACGAATCCCGCCGCCATACCAAAATTTTGTATCATCTAAAGCTGCACTTACTTTTTTTGCGACTTCCGGATTTCCATACATCCCACTATATTCTATATAAAAAATGGGCAGACGAAATATATTCTCCGCCAAACGTGCATAAGCAATAATATCTTCCTCTGTTAAGTCCGTCTTCGCTTCTGTCAATTGGGCAACTTTTGCATCTTTATTTAAAATTACATAACCTTCTGATGTAACTCGCTTCCAAGGGA comes from the Listeria welshimeri serovar 6b str. SLCC5334 genome and includes:
- a CDS encoding heptaprenylglyceryl phosphate synthase, with product MKHLFKLDPAKNLPHNSVTRLIHSGTDGFIIGGTDNLQTEAVENLYELLAETDLPIFLEVSDESMILPEAEHFLIPVVLNTENSKWTHGLHKELIKEMGEFIPWKRVTSEGYVILNKDAKVAQLTEAKTDLTEEDIIAYARLAENIFRLPIFYIEYSGMYGNPEVAKKVSAALDDTKFWYGGGIRSKEQAAEMAEYADTIIVGNIIYEDIEKALETTTVFAKKTV